A genomic stretch from Lathyrus oleraceus cultivar Zhongwan6 chromosome 2, CAAS_Psat_ZW6_1.0, whole genome shotgun sequence includes:
- the LOC127118190 gene encoding protein MAIN-LIKE 1: protein MESWVSRSGLASLQRTSLNKIDTNLVSAFVERWHLETSSFHMPFGEMSITLDDVACLLHLPIRGIFWSPQDVTEELAVELAVDYLGVSQGQAQSHVRSCRGSYYKLEWLYDIFVHHRAASSWAYATRAYLLMLVGSTIFADKTFTLVEARYLLLFRDLDGYSGYSWGAAALVTLYRYLGDASMYSCKQLGGYPTLLQCWIHEYFPTVGKEGRIGILLETVVFPER, encoded by the exons atggagagttgggtatctagatccggtttagcttcactgcagagaaccagtctgaacaagatagacacaaatcttgtctctgcatttgtggaaagatggcatctagagacatcttcatttcacatgccgtttggtgaaatgagcattactttagaTGATGTCGCATGTCTACTTCACTTGCCCATTAGGGGTATCTTTtggagtcctcaggatgtgactgaagagttagctgttgaacttgctgttgactacctaggagtgtcacagggtcaggcacagtcacatgttcggagctgcagggggtcgtattacaagttggagtggttatatGATATATTCGTACATCATAGGGCTGCTTccagctgggcatatgcgactagagcatatctattgatgttggtgggttccaccatatttgctgataagacctttacacttgtagagGCACGATACCTCCTCCTGTTTAGGGACTTGGATGGATATTcaggatatagttggggagcagctgcactagttaccctctaccgatatcttggagatgcgtccatgtacagttgcaaacagctaggtggatatcctactctcctacag tgttggattcacgagtattttccaactgttggaaaagaggggagaattggaaTCCTGCTGGAAACTGTGGTCTTCcccgagcgatga